Below is a window of Leptospira kanakyensis DNA.
TGAAGAATCTAGGGCTGCACTCACACCATGACCTGTCACATCAGCAATGATCAAACCCAATCCTTCTGAAAACTCAAAATAATCATAAAAATCTCCGCCCACATCATAAAGTGGATGGTAGGACACAAACATTGATAATTTTTGATTTTTGGGTAAAGTATCAGGTAAAATCCGCATTTGGATCTTTCTTGCCGTTTCCAAATCTTTCTTAATTGTTGTTAGTTGGTTTTGGGAAAGAAGATTTTCTTCCAATAAAAATCGTAACCTTCGCCCTAGAGCCAAAGAAAATAGAATTACTTCAAAGGCAGTTCCAATTTGGACACCATAACGACCAAATGTGGTAGAAGGGATTAAAGATGCCTTGGTCAAAGAATCAAATATGACTCCTACAAATAAAGTAAACCAAGCAAACAAAAAAAACAAAGATGACTTAACACCTTTGATATAGGAATAAGCACCCGCAGACATCAGTAAAAGGAAAATATAAGGGAAAGTATAAATAAAAGAAACTTCAATCCAGTTGTGAGGAATGATGAATGACAAAACTGCCATGGCTCCAAAGGCAACCACACTCAAAAGAATCAAACGATGTAAAAACGGATTTAGATTCTTTAGGTTTAGGAAAGTCAAAGAAAATAGTCCCACAAATGTTAAAGAAGTATTTACGGAAACATAAAGATAGGGTTTCACGGATAAAGCTAGATCAGGGAAAATTAGCTGTTTGAAAAACCCACCCAACAAGGAGTAATTAATTGCTAACGTTGCCAAATACAAACAATAATATACATAGGCTCTTTCGCGAACACTAACGTAGATCAAAAGATTGTATAAAAGTAAGGCAAAAATAATTCCGAAATAAACACCATTGGCAATATAATCTCTTTCCATTCGGTCAAAAAATGAATTGATCCGCCAAATACGAAACGGGGCACTTAATATCCCTGAATTTTGAATTTTAACATAAATTGTTTTTGTTTCTAACGGTTTTAAGGTGAATCGATAGACTGGGTTTCTATGTTGGATTTCTCTATCGGCAAAAGAACTAGAACCATCAAATTGTTTTTGAACCGATTTTCCGCCCTCTTCCCAACCTAACAAAACCTTATCGACCCAAGGAGCTTCTAATTCGAGAATATAATCAATTGTTTCGTGATCAGGATTTACCAAATCAAACTTTACCCAAACAAAAGGTTTCCAATAACCAAAATTATATTTTAGTTCATGGGCTTTTGACCAAACGGCAGATCCCAACAGGATTTGCTCAAAGGTTTTGTTTTCGAATGTGTATTGGATCAGTGGGCGTTCAGGAATTTTAGTTCCGCAAGACAGAAAAACAAAAATCAAAAGAAATAATTTAATTCTGCCAAAAGGGATCATGGGCGTGTAACGGGCCTAATGCCAATCTTCTGAACCTAAGCGTTCGTGAAATTCAAAATTAAAATTAGGAAGAAAACGTATTGCCAAAATCCCTAAAGAGCTGATACTTTTGGCAAATCAAGGAGA
It encodes the following:
- a CDS encoding 7TM diverse intracellular signaling domain-containing protein, which codes for MIPFGRIKLFLLIFVFLSCGTKIPERPLIQYTFENKTFEQILLGSAVWSKAHELKYNFGYWKPFVWVKFDLVNPDHETIDYILELEAPWVDKVLLGWEEGGKSVQKQFDGSSSFADREIQHRNPVYRFTLKPLETKTIYVKIQNSGILSAPFRIWRINSFFDRMERDYIANGVYFGIIFALLLYNLLIYVSVRERAYVYYCLYLATLAINYSLLGGFFKQLIFPDLALSVKPYLYVSVNTSLTFVGLFSLTFLNLKNLNPFLHRLILLSVVAFGAMAVLSFIIPHNWIEVSFIYTFPYIFLLLMSAGAYSYIKGVKSSLFFLFAWFTLFVGVIFDSLTKASLIPSTTFGRYGVQIGTAFEVILFSLALGRRLRFLLEENLLSQNQLTTIKKDLETARKIQMRILPDTLPKNQKLSMFVSYHPLYDVGGDFYDYFEFSEGLGLIIADVTGHGVSAALDSSTVKIAFRNAKEFKESPKDLIGAMNRFLCMSLNARFVSAAYFYIDFKEMNLYFSSAGNPPFILIRNREIESFECPGLLLGVRSNFEYEQKVINLEKGDRILFFTDGLYENLKPDEEPDTILFPEIQPLVDHPQDLFHTNLMNKLSAMRQISKDDITLVSIDLVRD